The nucleotide sequence GAAAACCTGTTGCATTGGGTTTATACGTTGAACAAGAAGTGCATCACATCGCCGTCTTGCACGACATATTCCTTGCCTTCTACGCGCATTTTGCCGGCTTCTTTGGCTTTGGCTTCGCCGCCGAGCGAGACAAAGTCGTCGTAGGAAATGACTTGGGCACGGATGAAGCCGCGTTCGAAGTCGGTGTGGATGACGCCGGCGGCTTGAGGGGCGGTGTCGCCTTTGTGGATGGTCCAGGCGCGGACTTCTTTGACGCCGGCGGTGAAGTAAGTTTGCAGGCCCAAGAGGTCGTAGCCGGCGCGGATCAGGCGGTTCAGGCCGGGTTCTTCCAAGCCCATTTCGGCGAGGAACTCGGCTTTTTCGTCGTCTTCCAACTCGGCGATTTCGCTCTCCATCGCGGCGCAAACGGCAACGACGGGGGCGTTTTCTTTTTCAGCCAATTCTTTCAGGCGGTCAAGGTGCGGATTGTTTTCAAAACCGTCTTCAGCAACGTTGCCGACATACATGGCGGGTTTGGCGGTGAGCAGGAACAGCGGTTTGAGCATGGCGAGTTCTTCCGCGTCCAAACCGAAGGAGCGGACGGGTTTGCCTTCGTCCAGATGCGGCAGCAGTTTTTTGCACAGTTCGACCAGTTTTTGCGCGTC is from Neisseria sicca and encodes:
- the ychF gene encoding redox-regulated ATPase YchF → MSLKCGIVGLPNVGKSTLFNALTQSGIEAANYPFCTIEPNVGIVEVPDPRMAELAKIVNPQKMQPAIVEFVDIAGLVAGASKGEGLGNQFLANIRETDAIVNVVRCFDDDNIVHVSGKVDPIADIETIGTELALADLASVEKAIVREEKRARSGDKDAQKLVELCKKLLPHLDEGKPVRSFGLDAEELAMLKPLFLLTAKPAMYVGNVAEDGFENNPHLDRLKELAEKENAPVVAVCAAMESEIAELEDDEKAEFLAEMGLEEPGLNRLIRAGYDLLGLQTYFTAGVKEVRAWTIHKGDTAPQAAGVIHTDFERGFIRAQVISYDDFVSLGGEAKAKEAGKMRVEGKEYVVQDGDVMHFLFNV